Below is a genomic region from Caulobacter rhizosphaerae.
ACGTTACCCGCCCGCCTGGACGACCTGGACCTTGGCGGTTCTGGCCTACCTGAACTTCTTCACCCACCACTATGGGCCCGACATCCGGATCGGCCTGTTCGCGGCGTCCGTCCTGCTGTTCGGCCGCACCTGGGTGACGTTCACGCCCGACCGGACGCCGCGCCGCATGCCGCTGCTGCTGGGCTTCGGACTGGTCGCCCTGTTCATCTGGTTCGCGGAGAACCTGGGCACGCTGGCCGGCGCCTGGGCCTATCCCAGCCAGCGCCACGGCTGGACCCTGGTGTCGCCCGCCAAGCTGGGCGCCTGGTACCTGCTGATGCTGCTCAGCTACGTCCTGGTGACCGCGGTGCATCGGCCGAGGCGGGCGTGATGACCTGTCGATCAGGTTTCGAAGATCGTCCGTATGACACCGAGCAAGGTTTCGAGATCGTCGGCGGCCAGCGCGCCCAGCTTCTTGCGCAGGCGGCGGCGATCAATGGAACGCATCTGATCCGGCACGATCAGGCCATCCTTGCCGTTGAACACCACCGGCACGCGGAACGACGTGGCCCAGCCGCCGGTGGTCATCGGCGCGACCAGGATCGTCCGCACGACCTTGTTCAGTTCGTCGGGCGAGATGACGACGCACGGTCGGGTCTTCTGGATTTCGTGGCCGACGGTCGGATCGAAGTTGGCGAGCCAGACCTCTCCCCGGGTCACCATTCGCCGTCCCATTCCTCGTCGTCGAAATCATTGCCGAATTCTGGCCAGACGAGCCCGTCGGCGCCGGCTTCCGCCATCGCGCGGGCTTCTTCTTCCCAGCCGTCGCGCGGATGCTTTTTCGGCGCCGCCACGATGATGATGCGGTCGTCTTCCATCGTCACGTCCACGGGATCGCCCGCCTCCGCGCCGATACTGGCGAGGAAGGGCTTGGGCAGGATCACCCCGGCCGAATTGCCGATCTTGCGCACCGAGGATCGCATGAGGCCGTCTCCGTTAGAACGGAGTTATAACATTCTTTGGCCGCTACTTCCAGATCGGCTTGCCGTCCCCCGGCAACCCCAGCCGCGCCCACTTCTCGCTGACCACGTCGATCACGCTCTGGTCCATGCGGATCTCGTTTCCCCATTCGCGATGAGTCTCGGGCGGCAGCTTGTCGGTGGCGTCCAGGCCGATCTTGCTGCCCAGGCCGCTCTCGGGGCTGGCGAAGTCGAGATAGTCGATGGGGGTGTTCTCGATCACCGTGATGTCCCGGGCCGGGTCCATCTTGGTGCTGATCGCCCACATCACGTCCTTCCAGTCGCGGGCGTTGATGTCGTGGTCCACGACGATCACCCACTTGGTGTACATGAACTGGCGCAGATAGCTCCAGACGCCCAGCATCACCCGCTTGGCGTGGCCCGGATAGGCCTTCTTCATCGACACCACGGCGATGCGGTAGCTGCAGCCCTCGGGCGGCAGCCAGAAGTCGACGATCTCGGGGAACTGCTGGCGGATCAGCGGGATGAACACCTCGTTCAAGGCTTCTCCGAGCACGGACGGTTCGTCCGGCGGTCGCCCCGTGAAGGTGGTCAGGTAGATCGGGTTCTTCCTCATGGTGATCGCGGTCACCTGGAAGACCGGGAACGTCTCGACGCTGTTGTAGTAGCCGGTGTGGTCGCCGTAGGGGCCCTCGTCGGCATATTCGTCGAGCAGGACGTGGCCTTCGAGGACGATCTCGGCGTGGGCCGGCACCATCAGCGGCACGGTCTTGGCCGGCACCAGGTCGACCTTGGCGCCGCGCAGCAGGCCGGCGAACTGGTATTCGGAGAGCGTGTCGGGCACCGGGGTCACGGCGGCCAGGATGGTGCCCGGATCGGCGCCCAGCACGGCGCAGGCGGGCAGGGGCTCGCGGTTGCCCGCCTTCTTGTGGCGGGCGTAGTGCTGGGCCCCGCCGCGGTGGGCCAGCCAGCGCATGATGCAGCGGTCCTTGCCCAGCACCTGCATCCGGTAGATGCCCAGGTTGAAGTCGTCCTCGCGGTCCTTGCCGGGGCCCTTGGTGACCACCAGCGGCCAGGTGATCAGCGGCGCCGGCTCTCCCGGCCAACAGGTCTGAACCGGCAGCCTGGTCAGGTCGATCTGGTCGCCGGTCAGCACCACCTCCTGCACCGGGGCCTTCTTCACCGTGCCCGGCCGCATGGCCATCACGGTCTTGGCCAGGGGCAGCATGTCCAGCGCGTCTTTCAGGCCCTTGGGCGGCTGGGGCTGGCGCAGGAAGGCCAACAGCTCGCCGACCTCGCGCAGCTCGCCGGCCGTGGTGCGCGGCTCGCCGCCCAGGGTGACGCCCATGGCCACGCGCTTGACCGTGCCGAACAGGTTGGCCAGGGCCGGCATGGGCGAGCGCGAGCCGTCGGGCAGGATCACGTTCTCGAACAGCACCGCCGGCCCGCCCGTGGCCAGCAGGCGCGTCTGGATCTCGGTCATCTCCAGCACGGTCGACACCGGCTCGGTCACCCGCACCAGCTCGCCCTTCGCCTCGAGGACGTCGATGAATTCGCGCAAACTGCGATAGGCCATGGTTCGCTCCGGGGGTCCGGAGGACCCCGACCCTGCAAAGGAGCGCGACGGTCGCCGAAACCGGATTCCGCTTTCGGCCGTCGCGCTCAGGACGGCGCGGAACCTACTCGTTTTTACCGGGCTGGCTACGGCGAGTTGAACGCCTCGCTCAGGACGGCGCGTAGACGCGCCACGTGCTGGGGCGTCATTTCGCCCAGCGGACCTCGCCGGTCCGGTGGAAGATGGGCCGCCGGATCGCCATGCGTCTCGAAGACGAAGTGGTCGAACATCTCGCGCCAGACCTCGCGTTCGACCGGCGGCAGGCCCCGCACGCTGGCCATGGCGTGGACCAGGGCGGTCAAGGGCGGGCCCAGCAGGGCCGGTGTCTCGCTCCACCAGTAATTGATCAGCACCGTGAAGGGATCGAGGGACTCGACATTATGGAACCAGCAATAGGGAATGTAGATCGCGTCGCCGGGCTCCAGTTCGGCGACCTCGGCCGCCGCCAGGGCGGTCGCATAGGCGGGGTAGCGGTCCAGGTCGGGCCGCGCCACGTCCACCAGGCTGACGGGCGGCCCCGCCGGCGTGAAGTCGAACGGCCCCAGATAGAGGTTCTTCAACTGGTCTGGCGGAAACAGGGTGAAGCGTCGCCGGCCGGCCACGGCGCAGGCGATGTTGTAGCTCATGTCGAAATGGGTGGCCGTGGTGATGGCGTTGCCGATCCAGATGCGCGGCGCGACCTCGGGGCCGACCAGGGCCAGCCGATTGGCCTCGGCGAAGCCCGGCAGGAGGCCCGGCGTCGGCGTCGACTGGACCGCGATGGCGGGCGGCCGGACGACGGGCCTCAGCTCCAGCAGCGCGGCCAACGCCCGGGCCAACGGCATGTCGTCACGTTCAAAGTTCAGGCCGCGCAGATCCGGGCTGTAAAAGAACCGTCCGTCGATGTTGGCGCTGGCGCTCAACACATTGACCGGCGCGCCGCTGTCCATCGCGTCCAGATAGGCGACCAGCGCCTCGTCCGACCGGCGGCCAGCGACGACGGCGGGCCAGTCGGCGACCAGGCCCTTGAGGATGGCGGGTTTGCCGGCCGGCAGGATCTCGTTACGAAACCGCCCGGCGTCGACGTCGTAATAATGTGGGGTCCGGGGGAGAGAGGACGTCGACAAGCTGCGGCTCCTGGGCGGTCGCCTTCTCGTAGAGCAAGGTTCGGCCGCGCCGCAAGCTCGACCCTAGGCGCCGGTCGCCGCACATGCTCCTGTCGTCGGTGGATCGCCAAGGTTGTGAGGGACCGGTCATGACAGAGGCTTCTTTCGGCGCTCCGCTCGACGTCAGCGATTCCCGCGCCGTCCGCCGGGCGACGATCCTCCGCCTGGCGACCGGCCTGGTGCAGGGCCTGCTGCTGTACGGCCTTTACCAGGCCGACCAGTCCAAGGTCTGGCCCGCCACCCAGCGCGAGCTCTACGGCGCCTTGCTGCTGGTCGTCCTGTTCACGCCGTTCGTGGTGCTGGCCGGAGTTTCGGCCCTGCGCTGGCGCACCCTGGCGGCTTGGAAGGGCGTGGCGGCCGTCGTCGCCGCCGGCCTCGGCGCCTATGGCGTGTGGAGCGGCGACCCGACGGCCAGGGGTGTCGACGCCCTGGGGCCGCAGACCTTCTTCGCCGTCGCCGCCCTGGTTTTCATCGGCCATCACCTGGTCCAGCCGGCCGACATGGAGCGGCGGCGGATCGCGCGATACCCGACCTATTTCGACGTCACCTGGAAGCACGGGGTGCAGGGCGCGCTGTCGCTGGGCTTCACCGGGGCGTTCTGGCTGCTGCTGTTCCTGGCCGCGGCCCTGTTCAAGCTGATCGGCGTCGACGCCATCGACAAGCTGATCAAGCACGAGTGGTTCAGCTTCCCGGCCACCACCGTGATGTTCGCCGCCGCCGTTCAGCTGACCGACGTGCGCGCCAACCTGGTGCGCGGCGTGCGGACCGTGGCCCTGACCCTGCTGGCCTGGCTGCTGCCGCTGATGGCCCTGATCGCCGCGGCCTTCCTGCTGACCCTGCCGTTCACGGGGCTGGAGCCGCTGTGGAAGACCAAGAGCGCCACGGCCATCCTGCTGACCGCCGACGCCTTCCTGATCCTGCTGGCCAACGCCGCCTACCAGGACGGGACCGAGAAGACCGCCGTGGTGCTGAAATGGGCCGCGCGGCTGGCGGGCGTGCTGCTGGTCCCGATCACCGTGCTGGCGGCCTATGGCCTGAGCCTGCGGATCGGCCAGTACGGCCTCAGCCCCGACCGGATCATCGCCGCCGCCTGCGTGCTGGTCGCGGCGGGTTATGCGGTCGGCTACGCGGTCGCCGCCGTGCGGCCGGGGGCCTGGATGAAGGCGCTGGAGACCACCAACATCGCCATGGCCTTCGTGGTCATCGCCGTGCTGCTGGCCCTGTACACGCCGGTCGCGGATCCGAGGCGGTTGTCGGTGAACGACCAGGTGGCTCGGCTGGAGAAGGGCAAGGTGAAGGCCGACGATTTCGACTACGAATTCCTGCGCTTCGACTCTGGCCGCTTTGGCCGCAAGGCCCTGGATCGCCTGAAGGCCAATCCCGATGCGGTCGTCGCTCAGCGGGCGAAGGTCGCGGGCGCGCTGGAGTATCGCACCGGCAACGGTCGCAGGTCGCCGACCGTGGCGCATCCCCGCATCAGCTTCTACCCGAAGGGCATCCAGCCCCCTCCGGGCTTCCTTGCGTTGTACGCCCAGGAGACGTCGAACGACTGCCTTCTGGGCAATCTCGAGTGCGAGGCGCGCCTTCTTGACGTGACAGGCGACGCCCGGCCCGAGGTGCTGCTGTCCAATGGCTGGGAAATCGAGGTCTATGGTCGGGGCGTCGACGGCGCCTGGCGCAAGTTGGGGGGCTTTCGGACAGAATGTGGAGAGGTCGACATTCACGGTGCGCTGCGTGACGGCACGTTGGGCCTGGCTCCGCCGATGGTCCAAGACCTGACCGCGCCAAAGGGAGCCCTGCGCTTCGTCGCGGAGTGTGCACCGGCGGCCAAGCCGTGATGCACCCCTAACCCACGCCCTCCGAGACCGCGTTCAGCCGCGCATACACCCCGCCCGCCGCCTTCAGCTCGCCGTGCCGGCCTTCCTCGACCACGCGGCCGTTCTGGAACACCAGGATGCGGTCGGCGCCGCGCACGGTCGACAGGCGGTGGGCGATGACGATCGTGGTGCGGCCATGCATCAGGGCCTCGGCGGCTTCCTGCACCTGGCCCTCGGTTTCGACGTCGAGCGAGGAGGTGGCCTCGTCCATCACCAGGATCGGGGCGTCGGTCAGGAAGGCGCGGGCGATGGCCACGCGCTGGCGCTCGCCGCCCGACAGCTTGATCCCGCGCTCGCCGACCAGGGTGTCGTAGCCCTGGGGCAGGCGCAGGATGAACTCGTGGGCGCGGGCCTTCCTGGCCGCCGAGACGATCTCCTCGTCGCTGGCGTCGGGACGGCCATAGGCGATGTTCTCGCGCAGGGTCCGGTGGAACAGGGCCGGGTCCTGCGGCACCACGGCGATGGCGCGGCGCAGGCTGCCCTGCGTCACCCGGGCGACGTCCTGGCCGTCGATGACGATCCGTCCGCCCTGCAGGTCGTGCAGCCGCTGGACCAGCTTGACGAAGGTCGACTTGCCCGAGCCGGTCGGCCCCACCAGCGCCACCCGCTCGCCGGGCGCGATCTTCAGCGAGAAGTGGTCGTACAGCGGCGCGCCGGCCGACTTGTAGCGGAAGGTGACGTCCTCGAAGGCGATCGCCCCGGGCCCCCTGACAAAGTCCGGGGCGCCGGGCGCGTCGGCGATCTGCGGCGCCAGGCCCTCCCAGGCGGCCAGGTCCTCGGTGTCGTCCAGGCCCTTCTGCAGCATGCGGATGTTCTCGCCCATGTTGCGCAGGTAGCCGCTCATCAGCATGAAGGCGGTGATGGCGAAGGCCACGTCGCCGGGCGTCGCGGTCCCCCTGGCCCAGGCGTGGATCATCGCCGCCGTCAGCCCGCCCTGCAGCAGCACCAGCAGCAGGTTCTGGCCGAGCCAGACATTGGTGAACTTGTGCCAGGTGACCATCACCGCCTCGCGCCAGGCGGCGGTGACCTCCGCCACGCGGGCGCTCTCGCGGGCCTCGGCCCCGAAGCTCTTGACGGTGGGGTTGGAGGTCACCGCGTCGGCCAGGCTGCCGCCGATCTTCGAATCCAGGGCGTTGGACTTCAGGTTGGCGGGCCGCACGTAGCGGGTGGTGACCACCAGGTTGACGGTGATGTAGGCGGCGACCACGACCAGGGCGACGATCCCGGCCAGGGGCTGGCGCAGCAGCAGCATCACCGACAGCCCGACCAGCACGATCAGGCTGGGGGCCAGCCAGATGGTCACCGCGTCGGTCACGCTGTCATAGCCCCACATGGCGCGGGTCAGCTTGCGCACCGTGGCGCCGGCGAAGCTGTCGGCGTGCCAGTCGGACGAGAAGGCCTGGACGCGGGCGTAGCCCTCGTTGGTCATCTCCTCCATGTTGCGGGCGGCCAGGGGGATCCAGAACCGCATGGCCAGGTTGCGGATCAGCGAAAAGCCCAGATAGACCCCGACGAAGGCCGCCCAGGCGCCCCAGGCCGCGTCGATCGCCGACGGGCCCTTGGTGATCGTGTCGATCAGCCGGCCCGAGGCCCAGGGCAGGGCCAGGTCGAAGCAGATCGCCGCCAGGGTCAGGCCGACGCCGGCGAAGAACAGGCCCTTCCGGCGCAGCCAGAAGCGCGCGATGAAGCCCAGCACCTTGGCGTTGCTCAGGGCGCGTCGTGGGGCGCCGGTCTCGTCCTCGTCGATCTGGTCGGTCATGATGCGGGACAGATAGGCGCTCCGCACGCTCGGCGCGAGCGGCGGCTTAAGCCTGTTTCGAACCGTGGCTTCGGCGCCGCGCGCCGCCGAACGGCCGCCAGCGCAGGTACCAGCGGATGGCCGGCCCGACGATCGGGGTGCGCAGCAGCGGCCGCACCGCGTGAGGCCGGGTCTTGAGGAAGCACATCACCGCCCCGATCCAGAACACCGTCGTCGGCAGCCCCGGCGTGACGATGCCCACCGCCCCGATCGCCACCAGCGCCGCGCCCAGCCCGTCCAGCGCCCAGTGGACCGGACGGGACAGGCGCTTGCGGGGCGGGCGGGGAGCGGCGGTCATCGCGCTGGACTGTGGGGGATCAAGCGCGAAACGGGAAGACGGCTTTCTCGTCGCCGCTATTCAGGAAGGAACTGACGCTCTGTCCGAAATTATCCTTCCCTCCCCCTTGTGGGGAGGGTGGCCCGCGTAGCGGGTCGGGTGGGGGATCGGTGCAGGGTGCTGGACAGGGCTGGACCGCTGGCTCAGCAGGCCCCACCCGACCCTGGCGCTGCCAGGGCCACCCTCCCCACGAGGGGAGGGAAGGGACTTATGCTCGGCGTTCGAGGAGCAAAGTCCCGCGATTTCAAGGGCCTAAACTTTCTCGACCCGATTTGGTCCCCACCCCTCCAAACCGCCCTTATCCTGATCTCACCTGAGAGCATGGGGAGGGCGCACGTACGGCGACCGATGCGGCTTTCGGGGGTGGACGAGCGGGAGGGCCTTGTTCGCCGTGCTTCTTCGGAAGCGTCCAGGTCGGTTCGGAGCAGGTTCGCCTCAGTCGCGACGAAACTCCGGCGCCCGGATAGGCGGATAGGGCCAGCAGGCCCGGGCTGAAATCGCCCGGGCGGTCCAGGACGGAGCCAACGTCCTGCCCGTCGGGGGCCTCCATCGGAGCGGGTTAAAAATCCGCGACCCGAAGGCTTCCGGATAACGGTTCCACGCGAAGCGCTCGAACTTCGTCGAAACGGTACTCAAAACTGCAAATCATCCGGGCGAGGCCCGGGCGCTTCGCACCCTTCCCATTCGCTCAGCGGGTTTCCGCATGAGGCGGCGAAGTCGTGTCTCCACGACCTTCCCAAAATCAGATCGACATGCACCTTCCGGCGGGCCCGAAAACCTCGTCCTTCGACAAGCTCAGGATGAGGTTTTCTACGGCTCGGTCTGCAAATTGGTCCTCATCCTGAGCCCGTCGAAGGACGAGGACCACGCACGGCGTTGGAGGTCGAACCTAGGCGAACCGCAGGTGGCTCAGGGTGTCGCCGCGCAGGCTGGCGCGGATGCGGCCGCCGAACTTGGCGCCCGAGGTCAGCCGACCGACCATGCCGGCGTCGCCGGCCCGGTCGAAGGCCCGCGCCGCCGCGGTCCACAGGGCGGTGGTCACCGGATGCGGCGCCACGACGCCGGCGGCCAAGCCGAGGACCAGCAGGGCCCAGGCTTCCATGCGGTCGACCAGGAGAGCGAGGGACGGACGGGTCATCGGAAGCCTTTCGGAACGGAAGGAGGAGGGCCGCCGCCCCGGGGGGAAAAGACGGCGACCCTCCTCGGTGCGCGAAACGACTGGAGGGGGCCGCCGTTCCGCTGAACACACCTTGGCCGACCCAGTTTGATCAATCCAATCGATCGTTTTTAGCCGCGAGATCGGAAAGATCTATGCTAGCGTTTCGGGCATGGTTGCGCGAGGCGGGAGCCGGGGGCTAAGCCTTGGCCATGAGCGCTCCCGACACCGCCATCCTGCCCGACGCCGCCGCCGGCAACTGGGTCGACCGCCATGCACCGCCGGCCCTGCGGCCCTGGCTGAAGCTGGGCCGGTTCGACCGGCCGGCGGGGATCTGGCTGCTGATGCTGCCCGGCTGGCAGGGCATCGCCCTGGCCGCGGCCGGCCAGGGCCAGTGGCCCAACCCGTGGCTGCTGATCGCCTTCTTCGTCGGCGCGGCCCTGATGCGGGCGGCCGGCTGCGCCTTCAACGACATCGTCGACCGCGACTTCGACGCCCAGGTCAGCCGCACGGCGATGCGCCCGATCCCGGCCGGCCTGATCAGCGTCAAGCAGGCCTGGGCCTTCGTGATCGGCTGCTGCCTGGTCAGCTTCGGGATCCTGGTCTGCCTGGGCTGGCTGGCCATCGGCCTGGGCGTCGCCTCGCTGGCCCTGGTGGCGGCCTATCCGTTCATGAAGCGCATCACCTGGTGGCCCCAGGCCTGGCTGGGCCTGACCTTCAACTGGGGCGCGTTGCTGGGCTACGCGGCGGCCACCCATACGCTGAGCTGGGCCGCGGCGCTGCTCTACGCCTCGGGCCTGTTCTGGACCCTGGGCTACGACACGATCTACGCCATCCAGGACATCGAGGACGACGCCCTGGCCGGGGTGAAGTCCTCGACCCGCCGGCTGGGGGCGCACGTGCAGAAGGGCGTGCTGGCCTTCTACATCGCCTGCTTCGTGCTGGTGATCGCGGCGGCCTGGGTCGGGGGGCTGGGGCCGCTGTTCCTGCCCCTGGCGGCCCTGGTCGCCGTCCACCTGTCGCGCCAGGCGGCCCGGGTGCGGATCGACGACCCGGCCGGGGCCCTGGCCCTGTTCAAGTCCAACGCCCAGGTTGGCTTCGTGCTGTTCCTGGCCCTGGCTGCGGGGATGTGGAAGCCGCCGGGACTGTAGGGAACGGAGAGGGCGCGACGCGCTTCAGAACGGTCCGTTGCGATAGATCCGCTCCATGCTCCGTTCCAGCTCGCCCAGCCGGCGGTCATAGGCTCGGTTCAGGCAGGCCCGGTTGGCGCCGCAGCCTCGGCGGTCGCGCAGCCACTGCTGCTGGGCGTCGATCAGCGCGCCGCGGCCGCCCATGCCCAGGGTGCGCCGGTTGACCTCGTAGAGCACCGACATCTTCACGTCCTTGTCGTTCAGGGCGGTGCTGGCGCAGACCGCCTTCTCATCGGGAGCCCGGGCGCGATTGCAGTCGAAGCTGGCGGCCCGGGACAGGGTCGGAGCGGCCGCGACGGGCAGGGCGAGGGCCAGGGCGAGGGCGGTCAGGATCAGGCGCATGAAGGGTCTCCGAAAGCGGCGTGACGTCGGGTCATCCTGTAAGCCGGACGCTGAACGTGGCATGATCGTTCCATGGCCGTCGCGTCCCGCATCAAGCCGCAGGAGCTGTTCACGCCGCAGGAATGGGCGCCGCTGTCGGCGCGCTCGTCGTGGCGGGGCCTGCTGATGGTCGCCCACGCCTGGGCGGTGATCGTCGCGGCCGGGGCGGCGTTCGTGCTCTGGCCCAATCCGCTGACCTACCTGCTGGCGGTGATGCTGATCGGGGCCCGCCAGCTGGGCCTGGCCATCCTGATGCACGAGGCCGCCCACGGCGGGCTGCACCCGAACCTGAAGGTCAATGATTGGGTCGGTGAATGGCTGTGCGCGGCGCCGGTGGGCGCGTCGCTGGCCAAGTACCGGCCCTACCACCTGACCCACCACAAGTACGCCCAGCAGGCGGAGGATCCGGACTTGGTGCTGTCGGCGCCGTTCCCGACCACCCGCGCCTCGCTGCGCCGCAAGATCGTCCGCGACCTGACCGGCCAGACCTTCTTCAAGCAGCGGTTCGGCCCGCTGCTGGGCAAACTTCGCCAGGCCCCGAGCGACCAGCCGAGGGGCGCGATCTTCAGCGGCGAGGTGGGGCGGCAGGCGCTGTTTCTGCTGTGGAACCTGGGCCTGCTGGCCGCCCTGAGCGCCATCGGCCTGTGGTGGGCCTGGCTGGCCCTGTGGATCGTGCCGATGGCGACCTGGTTCCCGCTGGTCACCCGGCTGCGCAACATCGCCGAGCACGCCCTGGTGGCCAAGGACGAGCCCGACCCGTTCCGCCACGCCCGCACCACCCGGGCCAACTGGCTCGAGCGGGCCCTGATCGCGCCCTACCACGTCAACTTCCACGC
It encodes:
- a CDS encoding type II toxin-antitoxin system PemK/MazF family toxin, with the protein product MVTRGEVWLANFDPTVGHEIQKTRPCVVISPDELNKVVRTILVAPMTTGGWATSFRVPVVFNGKDGLIVPDQMRSIDRRRLRKKLGALAADDLETLLGVIRTIFET
- a CDS encoding DUF4153 domain-containing protein; translation: MTEASFGAPLDVSDSRAVRRATILRLATGLVQGLLLYGLYQADQSKVWPATQRELYGALLLVVLFTPFVVLAGVSALRWRTLAAWKGVAAVVAAGLGAYGVWSGDPTARGVDALGPQTFFAVAALVFIGHHLVQPADMERRRIARYPTYFDVTWKHGVQGALSLGFTGAFWLLLFLAAALFKLIGVDAIDKLIKHEWFSFPATTVMFAAAVQLTDVRANLVRGVRTVALTLLAWLLPLMALIAAAFLLTLPFTGLEPLWKTKSATAILLTADAFLILLANAAYQDGTEKTAVVLKWAARLAGVLLVPITVLAAYGLSLRIGQYGLSPDRIIAAACVLVAAGYAVGYAVAAVRPGAWMKALETTNIAMAFVVIAVLLALYTPVADPRRLSVNDQVARLEKGKVKADDFDYEFLRFDSGRFGRKALDRLKANPDAVVAQRAKVAGALEYRTGNGRRSPTVAHPRISFYPKGIQPPPGFLALYAQETSNDCLLGNLECEARLLDVTGDARPEVLLSNGWEIEVYGRGVDGAWRKLGGFRTECGEVDIHGALRDGTLGLAPPMVQDLTAPKGALRFVAECAPAAKP
- a CDS encoding cupin-like domain-containing protein, whose product is MSTSSLPRTPHYYDVDAGRFRNEILPAGKPAILKGLVADWPAVVAGRRSDEALVAYLDAMDSGAPVNVLSASANIDGRFFYSPDLRGLNFERDDMPLARALAALLELRPVVRPPAIAVQSTPTPGLLPGFAEANRLALVGPEVAPRIWIGNAITTATHFDMSYNIACAVAGRRRFTLFPPDQLKNLYLGPFDFTPAGPPVSLVDVARPDLDRYPAYATALAAAEVAELEPGDAIYIPYCWFHNVESLDPFTVLINYWWSETPALLGPPLTALVHAMASVRGLPPVEREVWREMFDHFVFETHGDPAAHLPPDRRGPLGEMTPQHVARLRAVLSEAFNSP
- a CDS encoding ABC transporter ATP-binding protein, translated to MTDQIDEDETGAPRRALSNAKVLGFIARFWLRRKGLFFAGVGLTLAAICFDLALPWASGRLIDTITKGPSAIDAAWGAWAAFVGVYLGFSLIRNLAMRFWIPLAARNMEEMTNEGYARVQAFSSDWHADSFAGATVRKLTRAMWGYDSVTDAVTIWLAPSLIVLVGLSVMLLLRQPLAGIVALVVVAAYITVNLVVTTRYVRPANLKSNALDSKIGGSLADAVTSNPTVKSFGAEARESARVAEVTAAWREAVMVTWHKFTNVWLGQNLLLVLLQGGLTAAMIHAWARGTATPGDVAFAITAFMLMSGYLRNMGENIRMLQKGLDDTEDLAAWEGLAPQIADAPGAPDFVRGPGAIAFEDVTFRYKSAGAPLYDHFSLKIAPGERVALVGPTGSGKSTFVKLVQRLHDLQGGRIVIDGQDVARVTQGSLRRAIAVVPQDPALFHRTLRENIAYGRPDASDEEIVSAARKARAHEFILRLPQGYDTLVGERGIKLSGGERQRVAIARAFLTDAPILVMDEATSSLDVETEGQVQEAAEALMHGRTTIVIAHRLSTVRGADRILVFQNGRVVEEGRHGELKAAGGVYARLNAVSEGVG
- the ubiA gene encoding 4-hydroxybenzoate octaprenyltransferase, with amino-acid sequence MSAPDTAILPDAAAGNWVDRHAPPALRPWLKLGRFDRPAGIWLLMLPGWQGIALAAAGQGQWPNPWLLIAFFVGAALMRAAGCAFNDIVDRDFDAQVSRTAMRPIPAGLISVKQAWAFVIGCCLVSFGILVCLGWLAIGLGVASLALVAAYPFMKRITWWPQAWLGLTFNWGALLGYAAATHTLSWAAALLYASGLFWTLGYDTIYAIQDIEDDALAGVKSSTRRLGAHVQKGVLAFYIACFVLVIAAAWVGGLGPLFLPLAALVAVHLSRQAARVRIDDPAGALALFKSNAQVGFVLFLALAAGMWKPPGL
- a CDS encoding fatty acid desaturase family protein, with protein sequence MAVASRIKPQELFTPQEWAPLSARSSWRGLLMVAHAWAVIVAAGAAFVLWPNPLTYLLAVMLIGARQLGLAILMHEAAHGGLHPNLKVNDWVGEWLCAAPVGASLAKYRPYHLTHHKYAQQAEDPDLVLSAPFPTTRASLRRKIVRDLTGQTFFKQRFGPLLGKLRQAPSDQPRGAIFSGEVGRQALFLLWNLGLLAALSAIGLWWAWLALWIVPMATWFPLVTRLRNIAEHALVAKDEPDPFRHARTTRANWLERALIAPYHVNFHAEHHLFMHMPCWNLPKAHRLLAAKGRTEGMLTAPGYLSVLKAASSRSPA
- a CDS encoding DUF454 family protein; this translates as MTAAPRPPRKRLSRPVHWALDGLGAALVAIGAVGIVTPGLPTTVFWIGAVMCFLKTRPHAVRPLLRTPIVGPAIRWYLRWRPFGGARRRSHGSKQA
- a CDS encoding lysozyme inhibitor LprI family protein encodes the protein MRLILTALALALALPVAAAPTLSRAASFDCNRARAPDEKAVCASTALNDKDVKMSVLYEVNRRTLGMGGRGALIDAQQQWLRDRRGCGANRACLNRAYDRRLGELERSMERIYRNGPF
- a CDS encoding AbrB/MazE/SpoVT family DNA-binding domain-containing protein, with the protein product MRSSVRKIGNSAGVILPKPFLASIGAEAGDPVDVTMEDDRIIIVAAPKKHPRDGWEEEARAMAEAGADGLVWPEFGNDFDDEEWDGEW
- a CDS encoding UbiD family decarboxylase, which produces MAYRSLREFIDVLEAKGELVRVTEPVSTVLEMTEIQTRLLATGGPAVLFENVILPDGSRSPMPALANLFGTVKRVAMGVTLGGEPRTTAGELREVGELLAFLRQPQPPKGLKDALDMLPLAKTVMAMRPGTVKKAPVQEVVLTGDQIDLTRLPVQTCWPGEPAPLITWPLVVTKGPGKDREDDFNLGIYRMQVLGKDRCIMRWLAHRGGAQHYARHKKAGNREPLPACAVLGADPGTILAAVTPVPDTLSEYQFAGLLRGAKVDLVPAKTVPLMVPAHAEIVLEGHVLLDEYADEGPYGDHTGYYNSVETFPVFQVTAITMRKNPIYLTTFTGRPPDEPSVLGEALNEVFIPLIRQQFPEIVDFWLPPEGCSYRIAVVSMKKAYPGHAKRVMLGVWSYLRQFMYTKWVIVVDHDINARDWKDVMWAISTKMDPARDITVIENTPIDYLDFASPESGLGSKIGLDATDKLPPETHREWGNEIRMDQSVIDVVSEKWARLGLPGDGKPIWK